One Streptosporangium sp. NBC_01495 DNA window includes the following coding sequences:
- a CDS encoding sugar ABC transporter ATP-binding protein yields MSEATPLLLMRGIVKQFPGVRALDGVDLEVLPGEVHCLLGQNGAGKSTLIKTLAGAHQPDEGTITLNGEDVRLSSPIAAIRLGISTIYQELDLVDGLSVAENVFLGHEPSRMGFVGRGEAARATRELLARLGHGEIRPSTEVGRLSPAAKQVVSMARALSHDTRLIIMDEPSAALAHDEVGNLFRIIRELTAQGVAVVYISHRLEEIREIGDRVTVLKDGRTVAVGLPAKETPTSQVVSLMTGRNVEYVFPPRRAEPVAGNEVLRVENLTVPGVVADVSFSVRAGEIVGLAGLVGSGRSEIIEAVYGARRFSGQVVLEGKPVRRGGGTTGAVRLGMGLAPEERKAQALLLDQSVSRNISLASLGRYSRLGWMDRRREAADAREMVQALDIRPADPERPIKTLSGGNQQKAVLARWLLNNRKLLLLDEPTRGVDVGARAELYAVVRRLADEGIGVLLVSSEVPEVLGLADRVLVLREGRVIREAGAGELDEHAVLDMIMEGSAL; encoded by the coding sequence ATGTCAGAAGCCACCCCCCTGCTCCTCATGCGCGGGATCGTCAAGCAGTTCCCCGGAGTGCGCGCCCTCGACGGCGTCGACCTGGAAGTGCTGCCAGGAGAGGTGCACTGCCTGCTCGGCCAGAACGGTGCCGGGAAGTCCACTTTGATCAAGACCTTGGCGGGCGCTCACCAGCCCGACGAGGGGACGATCACCTTGAACGGTGAGGATGTGCGGCTGTCGAGCCCGATCGCCGCGATCAGGCTCGGGATCTCCACGATCTATCAGGAGCTTGACCTGGTGGACGGGTTGAGTGTGGCCGAGAACGTGTTCTTGGGTCATGAGCCGTCCCGGATGGGGTTCGTGGGCCGGGGTGAGGCGGCGCGGGCGACGCGGGAGTTGCTGGCCAGGCTGGGGCACGGGGAGATCCGCCCGTCGACGGAGGTGGGGCGACTGTCTCCGGCGGCCAAGCAGGTGGTGAGCATGGCGCGGGCGTTGTCGCACGACACCCGGTTGATCATCATGGACGAGCCGTCGGCGGCGCTGGCCCATGACGAGGTGGGCAACCTGTTCCGGATCATCCGGGAGTTGACCGCCCAAGGGGTGGCGGTGGTCTACATCTCGCATCGGCTGGAGGAGATCCGCGAGATCGGGGATCGGGTGACGGTGCTCAAGGACGGCCGGACGGTCGCGGTGGGCCTGCCGGCGAAGGAGACGCCGACCTCGCAGGTGGTGTCGCTGATGACCGGCCGCAACGTCGAGTACGTCTTCCCGCCGCGCCGCGCGGAACCCGTCGCCGGGAACGAGGTGCTGCGGGTCGAGAACCTCACCGTGCCCGGGGTCGTCGCCGACGTGTCGTTCTCGGTGCGGGCGGGGGAGATCGTGGGGCTGGCCGGTCTGGTCGGCTCGGGCCGTTCGGAGATCATCGAGGCGGTGTACGGGGCGCGGCGGTTCTCCGGTCAGGTGGTTTTGGAGGGCAAGCCGGTGCGCCGGGGTGGTGGCACGACGGGTGCGGTGCGGCTGGGTATGGGTCTGGCGCCGGAGGAGCGTAAGGCTCAGGCGTTGCTGCTGGACCAGAGCGTGTCGCGCAACATCAGCCTGGCGAGTCTGGGCCGGTATTCGCGGCTGGGCTGGATGGACCGGCGCCGGGAGGCGGCCGACGCGCGGGAGATGGTGCAGGCCCTCGACATCCGGCCCGCTGATCCGGAGCGGCCGATCAAGACGTTGTCGGGCGGTAACCAGCAGAAGGCGGTGCTGGCCCGGTGGTTGCTGAACAACCGCAAGTTGTTGCTGTTGGACGAGCCGACCCGCGGGGTGGACGTGGGGGCTCGGGCGGAGTTGTACGCGGTGGTGCGGCGGCTGGCCGATGAGGGGATCGGGGTGTTGCTGGTCTCCAGCGAGGTTCCCGAGGTGCTGGGGCTGGCCGATCGGGTGCTGGTTCTGCGGGAGGGCCGGGTCATTCGTGAGGCCGGTGCCGGTGAGCTGGACGAGCACGCCGTCCTCGACATGATCATGGAGGGGAGTGCCCTGTGA
- a CDS encoding ABC transporter permease — protein MKPPVDEHDRVEAPARKPVVASPLARFGETRHLGLVVALVLLAAVGLFTVPDTFATTSNMVSILSLAATIGVITVGMTFVIIGGGIDLSVGAIMALASVWATTLATQSYGPFVMIVCAVLVGTGAGLVNGLLISYGRMVPFIATLAMLVAARGLAQRMSDRRTQLVQQGNEMIVELSTSRVLGIPLLVYIFALVVIAGWVLLNRTTFGRRTYAVGGNPEAARLAGIDVRRHTVMLYGLSGLCCGIAAVLIMARTTTGSSTHGDLYELDAIAAVIIGGTLLTGGRGSIIGSILGLLIFTVITNLFILNGLNTSDQLVAKGLIIVVAVLLQRRSLESRT, from the coding sequence GTGAAGCCGCCCGTGGACGAGCACGACCGCGTCGAGGCGCCCGCCCGCAAACCCGTGGTGGCGAGCCCGCTCGCCCGCTTCGGAGAGACGCGCCATCTCGGGCTGGTGGTCGCGCTGGTGTTGCTGGCGGCGGTGGGCCTTTTCACGGTGCCCGACACCTTCGCCACGACCTCCAACATGGTGAGCATCCTGTCGCTGGCCGCGACCATCGGGGTGATCACGGTCGGAATGACGTTCGTGATCATCGGCGGGGGTATCGACCTGTCGGTGGGCGCGATCATGGCGTTGGCGTCGGTGTGGGCGACCACGCTGGCCACCCAGTCCTACGGCCCGTTCGTGATGATCGTGTGCGCGGTGCTGGTCGGTACCGGTGCGGGCCTGGTCAACGGGTTGCTGATCTCCTACGGGCGGATGGTGCCGTTCATCGCCACGCTGGCGATGCTGGTGGCCGCCCGAGGGCTGGCGCAGCGGATGTCGGACCGGCGGACCCAGCTGGTGCAGCAGGGCAACGAGATGATCGTGGAGCTGTCGACCAGCCGGGTGCTGGGCATTCCGCTGCTGGTCTACATCTTCGCGCTGGTGGTGATCGCCGGGTGGGTGCTGTTGAACCGCACCACGTTCGGCCGGCGCACCTACGCGGTGGGCGGTAACCCCGAGGCGGCCCGGCTGGCCGGTATCGACGTGCGCCGGCACACCGTGATGTTGTACGGGCTGTCGGGGTTGTGCTGCGGTATCGCGGCGGTGTTGATCATGGCCAGGACGACGACGGGTTCCTCCACCCACGGGGACCTGTACGAGCTGGACGCGATCGCCGCGGTCATCATCGGCGGCACGCTGCTGACCGGCGGCCGGGGATCGATCATCGGGTCGATCCTGGGTCTGCTGATCTTCACCGTGATCACGAACCTGTTCATCCTCAACGGGCTCAACACCAGCGACCAGCTGGTGGCCAAGGGCCTGATCATCGTGGTGGCCGTGCTGCTCCAGCGACGCAGTCTCGAATCGAGAACCTAG